A region of Haliotis asinina isolate JCU_RB_2024 chromosome 7, JCU_Hal_asi_v2, whole genome shotgun sequence DNA encodes the following proteins:
- the LOC137291579 gene encoding probable methyltransferase-like protein 24 isoform X1 — protein MSRIGFRFFVLFLASLTIIMTFLIFIWTYRKTVRINLYDSSRNTANIGNPMPVGQPMPVLQVLQTLNREQLSQIYHNYVNNVQISCKKVVRRGNKFDGGWNVCEDPPYRMKTPCNIYSFGINYDWSFDDAVATAYGCHVHSYDPSMTRVSDHDRRSNIHFHKTGLNSSDNSNIKGWRIRTLSSILKENNHTQATIDLLKIDIEASEWFAFPEMLQSGSLKNVKQFCFELHIKLGHDPEPDIDKYLRGLELLRDFYNAGFRIFHTNKNMIPKYKSMFGMERTGCHEIYMVRSDTRTFG, from the exons ATGTCAAGGATTGGTTTTCGGTTCTTCGTCCTTTTTCTCGCATCACTGACGATTATTATGACGTTCTTAATATTCATATGGACATATCGGAAAACTGTGAGAATAAATTTGTACGATTCATCAAGGAACACAGCAAATATCGGT AATCCCATGCCAGTAGGACAGCCCATGCCTGTGCTACAGGTACTGCAGACATTGAACAGAGAACAGCTGTCACAGATATACCACAA CTATGTGAACAACGTACAGATTTCATGTAAAAAGGTGGTCAGACGTGGCAATAAGTTTGACGGCGGATGGAATGTTTGTGAAGACCCTCCATACAGAATGAAAACACCCTGCAATATTTACTCCTTTGG GATCAATTACGACTGGAGCTTTGACGACGCAGTAGCTACAGCATATGGCTGCCATGTCCACTCGTATGACCCAAG caTGACAAGAGTATCAGACCATGACAGGAGGAGTAACATTCATTTTCATAAGACCGGCCTTAATTCTAGCGACAATTCAAACATTAAGGGTTGGCGAATACGAACCTTATCGTCCATATTGAAGGAAAATAATCACACACAG GCTACGATCGATCTACTGAAGATTGACATTGAAGCTTCGGAGTGGTTTGCTTTTCctgaaatgttacaaagtggaagtttgaaaaatgtaaaacagttttgttttgaacTTCATATCAAGCTGGGACATGACCCAGAGCCGGATATTGACAAGTACCTGAGAGGTCTGGAGCTGCTGAGAGACTTCTATAATGCGGGATTTAGGATATTCCATACAAATAAAAATATGATTCCGAAATACAAGTCAATGTTTGGCATGGAGCGAACAGGTTGCCATGAGATTTACATGGTGCGCAGTGACACACGGACATTTGGGTGA